One Thermococcus kodakarensis KOD1 genomic window carries:
- a CDS encoding pyridoxal-phosphate-dependent aminotransferase family protein: MELHFDMTYEDAYREVYEMVKPKYKLFTAGPVACFPEVLAIMSVQMFSHRSAEAKAVHVDTLNRLKAFLEADKGEIILFPSSGTGFMEAAVRNTIPRGGKVLVTVIGAFGKRFADVVNANGREAVILEKEPGKAIKPEELDDALRKNPDVHAVTITYNETSTGVLNPLPELAKVVQEHDKLLFVDAVSAMGGADIKFDKWGLDMIFASSQKAFGVPPGLAVAAVSERVFEIAEKMPERGWYFDLPLYKKFNEKKKGTPSTPPLPQIFGLNVVLRIVEKMGGKEAWLDMYRKRSEMIREGVKEMGLGILAEPGYESPTITAVVVPEGMKGVDVYNAMRERGFELAKGYGSVAEKTFRIGNMGYMTFDDIREMLDNLREVIEELKKK, translated from the coding sequence ATGGAGCTCCACTTTGACATGACCTATGAGGACGCCTACAGAGAAGTTTACGAGATGGTGAAGCCGAAGTACAAGCTCTTTACAGCCGGTCCCGTCGCGTGCTTCCCCGAGGTTCTCGCTATTATGAGCGTCCAGATGTTCAGCCACCGCTCTGCCGAGGCGAAGGCCGTTCACGTTGACACGCTCAACAGGCTCAAGGCCTTTCTCGAGGCCGACAAGGGGGAGATAATACTATTCCCGAGCTCCGGAACAGGCTTCATGGAGGCAGCAGTCAGGAATACGATTCCACGCGGCGGAAAGGTTCTTGTCACGGTTATTGGAGCGTTTGGAAAGCGCTTTGCAGATGTTGTGAACGCCAACGGAAGGGAAGCCGTTATCCTTGAGAAAGAGCCTGGAAAGGCCATAAAGCCCGAGGAACTCGACGATGCCCTCAGGAAAAATCCAGACGTCCACGCGGTTACGATAACCTACAACGAGACCTCAACCGGTGTCCTCAACCCGCTCCCCGAGCTGGCCAAGGTGGTTCAGGAGCACGACAAGCTCCTCTTCGTCGATGCGGTCTCAGCTATGGGCGGAGCGGACATCAAGTTCGACAAGTGGGGTCTCGACATGATATTCGCGAGCTCTCAGAAGGCCTTCGGCGTCCCGCCGGGACTGGCCGTAGCGGCTGTCAGTGAGAGAGTCTTCGAGATAGCCGAGAAGATGCCGGAGCGCGGCTGGTACTTTGACTTGCCCCTCTACAAGAAGTTCAACGAGAAGAAGAAGGGAACGCCCTCGACTCCACCGCTCCCGCAGATATTCGGTCTCAACGTCGTTCTCAGGATAGTTGAGAAAATGGGCGGCAAGGAAGCCTGGCTCGACATGTACAGGAAGAGAAGCGAGATGATAAGGGAAGGCGTGAAGGAGATGGGCCTCGGAATCCTCGCCGAGCCGGGCTACGAGAGCCCCACTATTACAGCTGTCGTTGTCCCGGAGGGAATGAAGGGAGTTGACGTTTACAACGCGATGCGCGAGAGGGGCTTCGAGCTTGCCAAGGGCTACGGAAGCGTCGCCGAGAAGACCTTCCGCATTGGCAACATGGGTTACATGACCTTCGACGACATAAGGGAGATGCTCGACAACCTCAGGGAAGTCATAGAGGAGCTCAAGAAGAAGTGA
- a CDS encoding ATPase, T2SS/T4P/T4SS family: protein MGVYIFTPEDLVRYGSARPEQLEVLREAVLEKKDILIVGTSRSGKTKLVEALLHYVPDEWKIAVITAYGEFKPFRPNIEVVDTEFDRRSTDVRTSEVIEKIRRINPDYVVIDTVHTVDVATILKTLIDDYAFIVTSLALTDDIKGEVMHWLRIDEDTFNRFDVVVELARDWRTGLRKINRIYKVKDGELIQIL, encoded by the coding sequence ATGGGAGTCTACATCTTTACCCCCGAAGACCTCGTCAGGTACGGTTCCGCAAGGCCCGAACAGCTGGAAGTTCTCAGGGAGGCAGTTCTCGAAAAAAAGGACATCCTCATAGTTGGAACGAGCAGGAGCGGAAAGACAAAGCTCGTTGAGGCTCTCCTTCACTACGTCCCCGACGAATGGAAGATCGCCGTTATCACGGCCTACGGTGAGTTCAAGCCCTTCAGGCCCAACATCGAGGTCGTTGACACGGAGTTCGACAGGCGCTCTACGGATGTTAGAACTTCTGAAGTCATAGAGAAAATAAGGCGCATCAACCCGGATTACGTTGTCATCGATACGGTTCACACGGTTGACGTCGCTACGATACTCAAGACCCTAATAGACGACTATGCGTTTATTGTGACGTCACTCGCGCTGACTGATGACATCAAAGGCGAGGTTATGCACTGGCTCAGGATAGACGAGGACACTTTCAACAGGTTTGACGTGGTTGTCGAGCTGGCGAGGGACTGGAGAACCGGGCTCAGGAAGATAAACAGGATTTACAAGGTCAAGGACGGGGAGCTGATCCAGATTCTTTAA
- a CDS encoding asparagine synthetase A yields the protein MNAVQMVSRRIEPVVRVQTEAIRYLTSELTSRGFRWLLPVMLSSITDPLWPDPAASKMRAPEIEAYGSKLKLMHSMILHKQFAVAMGLEKIFVLSPNIRLEERESDDGRHAYEFTQLDFEISHASMDDVMRLVEELIVGLFRELRGPVWETFERELPRVKRPFKRFTLEEVIEEFGSEEKASREMGEPFWITDIPREFYDREVDGVWRNYDLYLPEGYGEVSSGGEREWEYEKIQRKIREAGLSEEAFRPYLEVAKAGMLKPSAGAGIGIERLVRYIVGAKHIAEVQPFPRVPGIPAVI from the coding sequence ATGAACGCAGTCCAGATGGTAAGCAGGAGAATAGAACCCGTTGTTAGGGTGCAGACCGAGGCCATAAGATACCTCACCAGCGAGCTGACTTCCAGAGGGTTTAGGTGGCTATTACCAGTCATGCTCAGCTCGATAACAGACCCGCTCTGGCCCGACCCGGCCGCGAGCAAGATGAGAGCGCCTGAGATTGAAGCGTATGGCAGTAAGCTGAAGCTCATGCACAGCATGATCCTCCATAAGCAGTTTGCTGTAGCAATGGGTCTGGAAAAGATCTTCGTCCTTTCGCCAAACATCAGGCTTGAGGAGAGAGAAAGCGACGACGGAAGACACGCCTACGAGTTCACCCAGCTCGACTTTGAAATATCCCACGCCAGCATGGACGACGTTATGAGGCTGGTAGAAGAACTAATCGTGGGCCTGTTCAGGGAGCTCAGGGGGCCAGTGTGGGAAACTTTTGAGAGAGAACTGCCGAGAGTGAAGCGGCCCTTCAAACGCTTTACCCTTGAAGAAGTTATTGAGGAGTTTGGCAGTGAAGAGAAAGCAAGCAGAGAGATGGGCGAACCCTTCTGGATAACAGACATACCAAGGGAGTTCTACGACAGGGAAGTCGATGGAGTCTGGAGGAACTACGATCTCTATCTCCCGGAAGGCTACGGCGAGGTCTCCAGCGGCGGCGAGAGGGAGTGGGAGTACGAGAAGATACAGAGGAAGATTAGGGAAGCGGGGCTGAGCGAAGAGGCCTTCAGGCCCTACCTCGAAGTTGCTAAGGCCGGGATGCTGAAGCCGAGTGCGGGGGCCGGGATTGGCATCGAGAGACTGGTCAGGTACATAGTCGGGGCGAAGCACATCGCCGAAGTTCAGCCATTCCCGAGAGTGCCGGGAATTCCGGCGGTGATATGA
- a CDS encoding 7-cyano-7-deazaguanine synthase → MLKCSICIHDERTATIDIINGNPICRECQVYLKHPFDREKIRRELDELMEKVDRAIVAYSGGKDSVVALYLAKEVYKVPELEAVMVDHGLMAEEAIENARRMAEALGVLFKILRYDYSDIFREALLKAQSPCRACSRRTMERLRKYALKNGYRYIITGHELPFGHKPYRLMSGGVIQIRLLSLMTERERFEILEKLPFEFPELPGYTTNCLVLGPALERYYKVHGHSFEHRRIAALVRYGLMDRERAEKLTAPPEVPERQWEIVLKKLNLEGKIER, encoded by the coding sequence GTGCTGAAGTGTTCAATCTGCATTCATGATGAGAGGACTGCGACGATAGACATAATCAACGGAAATCCGATATGTAGGGAGTGCCAGGTTTATCTAAAGCATCCCTTTGACAGGGAGAAAATCAGAAGAGAACTTGATGAGCTGATGGAGAAAGTTGATAGGGCCATCGTGGCTTACTCTGGAGGGAAGGACAGCGTCGTTGCCCTTTATCTGGCGAAGGAAGTCTACAAAGTCCCGGAGCTTGAGGCTGTAATGGTAGACCACGGGTTAATGGCAGAGGAAGCCATCGAGAACGCCCGGAGGATGGCCGAGGCCCTTGGAGTCCTCTTCAAAATCCTCCGCTACGACTACTCGGACATCTTCAGGGAGGCCCTGCTGAAGGCCCAAAGTCCCTGCAGGGCCTGTTCGAGGAGGACGATGGAGAGACTCCGAAAGTACGCCCTGAAAAACGGCTACCGCTACATCATCACCGGCCATGAGCTTCCCTTCGGCCACAAGCCCTACAGGCTCATGAGCGGTGGTGTTATCCAGATAAGGCTACTCTCCCTGATGACGGAGCGCGAGAGGTTTGAAATCCTGGAAAAGCTCCCCTTTGAGTTCCCTGAGCTCCCAGGCTACACGACCAACTGCCTCGTTCTTGGCCCGGCTCTTGAGCGCTACTACAAGGTTCACGGGCACTCCTTTGAGCACAGGAGGATAGCGGCCCTCGTGAGGTACGGCTTAATGGACAGGGAGAGGGCTGAGAAGCTTACCGCTCCCCCCGAAGTTCCCGAGAGGCAGTGGGAAATCGTCCTGAAAAAGCTGAACCTTGAGGGAAAAATTGAACGATAA